The DNA sequence ACGGTGACCGCGTCCACCACCCACCTCGCGGGCCTGACCTCGTACAACGTCCTCGCCGAACGTCCCGCGACGTTCCCGGGCCGGGACAACGGCGTGGTCATGGTGACCGCGCACTACGACAGCGTGCCCGGCTCGCCCGGCGCGAACGACGACGGCAGCGGCACGGTGCTGACCCTGGAGCTGGCCCGCGTTCTGCGCCACCTGCCGACGCACCGGGCGCTGCGGTTCGCGCTGTGGGGTTCGGAGGAGCAGGGCCTGCTCGGCTCCCGCCACTACGTCACCCAGCTGCCGGACGCGGAGGCGGCGCGCATCGCGGGCGTGTTCCAGAACGACATGGTCGCCACCAGCCACGGCCCCGCGACCGCGTACTGGCTGCTCTCGGTGGACGGCGGGAACAACGCCACCACCGCCGAGGTCGCCGCCGCGGCGGCCCGCCTGGGGTACGGCGCGCAGGTGCACGGCCCGGTGCCGCGCGGCAGCAGCGACCACGTGCCGTTCCACGAGCGCAAGATCGCCGCGGCGAACTTCAGCTGGCGCGGCGAGGGCGGCCCGCACGAGCTGGAACCGCTCTACCACACCCCGGAGGACACGATCGCGCAGAACGTCAGCCCGGACCGGCTGCAGATCTCGCTGGAGCTGATCGGCGCGGCCGCCTACCGGCTGGCCCGCACCCGCGGCTGAACGCCGGCCGGACCGGTCAGGTGTCGCCGG is a window from the Saccharothrix saharensis genome containing:
- a CDS encoding M28 family peptidase, which produces MRRRSLLTGAAAVAGAVALGLNPAARAQRPGASDVPDLSLGDYPVVGRVRARRAMEHLRVLSERIGQRIGGTESEHRARDYLASVLRDLRYQVTLQPFAVPDKYLSTLTVGPDTWNAGASRFGALGVTASGPVVDLDTGASLPADLTGKVALLVNVPTGSTAVLDAARLGAAAVLVGRVSTPPAGKTGAFSPTLTANVAVPVLGIAQVHVERLRAAGAVTVTASTTHLAGLTSYNVLAERPATFPGRDNGVVMVTAHYDSVPGSPGANDDGSGTVLTLELARVLRHLPTHRALRFALWGSEEQGLLGSRHYVTQLPDAEAARIAGVFQNDMVATSHGPATAYWLLSVDGGNNATTAEVAAAAARLGYGAQVHGPVPRGSSDHVPFHERKIAAANFSWRGEGGPHELEPLYHTPEDTIAQNVSPDRLQISLELIGAAAYRLARTRG